CCCGGGGGCGGCTCGCACCGCCGCCGCAAGAAGAGGGCCGTGGCCCCGGTGAAGACCGGGCTGCTCGGCGTCTCCGCGGCGGTCGCGCTGGGCACCGTCGCGGTCGCCACCGGCGTGGTGCCCGGCATCGACAACTACCAGCTCGGCGGTTCGAGCGGCGCGGACAAGGTGCAGGCCGCCGACACCCCGACCAACTCCCCGAGCGAACAGGGCGGCACCTCCAACAACGCCGAGAGCCAGGACGACGGCGGCTCGACGAGCCGCGACGCCCAGCGGCCCGCCTCGCCGTCCCCGTCGACCTCGTCGGCCGCACCGACGAAGACCCCGTCGAAGAAGCCCTCGGCCACGCCCAGCCAGAAGCCGAAGGAGACCCCTTCGCGTACGGCCACGAAGGCGCCCGAGAAGGCACCGGAGAAGGAGAAGACCAGCGCCCCGGTGACGGTGTCCGCGGAGGCCGCCGCCGCGGCCGAGGTGCTGAGGCTCGTGAACGACGAGCGCGCACAGGTGGGCTGCAGCGCCGTCGCCGCCAACAGCTCGCTTGCCGATCTGGCCCAGGACTTCAGCGAGGACATGGCCGCGCGGGGCTTCTTCGACCACACCGACCCCAGCGGCGCCTCCCCGTGGGACCGGGCCGCGAAGGCGGGCATAACCGACCTCGGCGGCGAGAACATAGCCCGCGGCCAGGCCGACGCGGCCGCGGTGATGGACGCCTGGATGAACAGCCCCGGCCACAAGGCCAACATCCTGAACTGCGACTTCAAGACGCTCGGGGTCGGTGTGCACTTCGGCTCCGGCGGGCCCTGGTGGACGCAGGACTTCGGGTACTAGGAGCAGCACGTACAACGCCAGGGCTCCCATCCGGTGAGGTGACCGGCTGGGAGCCCTTCGTGCGTCAGCGTCTACGCGGCGATCGCGGCGCACCTCCCGAAAGACTAACGATAAGTTAGCGCAAACTCTGCGTTAGCGCTGCATGCGAGTACGCTTGAGCTATGGACACCACGCAGGAGCGCACGGAGGTGCAGGACCTCCCGTACAACGTGTTCGCCAAGCTCTGCCCCTCGCGCGGCACGCTGGGACACGTCACGGGCCGCTGGGGCGGACTCACCCTGGGCGCCCTGTACGAGGGCTCGCTGCGCTTCAACGAGCTGCGCCGCCGGGTCGACGGCGTCAGCGAGAAGATGCTGTCCCAGACGCTGCACGCCCTGGAGCGCGACGGCCTGGTGCACCGCGAGGCCCAGCCGACCAATCCGCCCCGGGTCGACTACGAGCTGACGCCGCTGGGCCGCGGGGTCGCCGAGCGGCTGCTGGCCCTCATCCACTTCGTGGAGGGACAGATGGACGACGTACTCGAAGCACGCCGGCGTTACGACGAGACGCGCGGCGCCCTCTGACACTTCGGGCAGAAGTAGCTGGACCGGTTCATCCAGGGCCGCCGGCGCATCGGCGTACCGCACCGCTTGCACGGCAGCCCTTCACGGCCGTACGCGTCCAGCGACCGGTCGAAGTAGCCCGACTCGCCGTTGACGTTGACGTACAGGCTGTCGAAGCTCGTGCCGCCCACCGCGAGGGCGGCGTTCATGACGTCCCTTATGTGGCCCAGGAGTTCGAGGCTGCGCGGGCGGGTGAAGGTCGCGGTCGGGCGGTCGTAGTGGAGGCGGGTGCGCCAAAGAGCCTCGTCCGCGTAGATGTTGCCGACTCCGCTGATCAACGACTGGTCGAGCAGGGCCCGTTTGATCGTGGTGCGCTTGCGGCGCAGGGCCTGGTGGAAGGCCTCGTCGTCGAAGAGCGGGTCGAGTGGGTCGCGGGCGATGTGGGCGATGACGTCGGGCAGGCCGCCCTGGGTGTTGTCGTGCAACGACAGGCCGCCGAAGGTGCGTTGGTCGACGAAGCGCAGTTCGGTGCCGAGGGCGTCCGCGAACCGCACGCGGATCCTGAGGTGCTTCTCGTCGGGCGCGCTCTGCGGCTGCACCAGCAGCTGGCCGCTCATCCCGAGGTGCGCCAGGATCGACTGGTGCGTGTCCTCCAGGGGCAGCCACAGGTACTTGCCGCGACGGCTCGGCATGCCGATCCGGTGGCCCTTGAGGCGGTGCGCGAAGTCGTCCGCACCGGCGATGTGCCGACGTACGGCACGCGGGTGCAGCACCTCGGCGTCGGCGACGGTGCGATGGGCGACCCACCGCTCCAGACCGCGCCGTACTACCTCGACCTCGGGCAACTCGGGCATGGTTCCCCCGTACTCCCCCGTGTTTCTACGACCGTGTTTCTACGACTGAGGATATGAGCCGAGCGCCCGGCCCACGGCGGGCACGGGCGCTCGGATCGCGCTGTTCGGTCAGGCGGAGGCCGATGACGCGTCGGCGTCGGGCTCGAGCTCAGGCTCGGGCTCGAGCTCAGGCTCGGGCTCAGGCTCGACGGCATCTGCTGCCGCCTTCGCCTTCTCGGCACGCTCGTCCGCCGCGGCCTTGATGGACCGCCACGCGGATTCCGCGGCCTGCTGCTCCGCCTCCTTCTTGCTGCGGCCGGTGCCGGTGCCGTACGAGACGCCTCCGACGCGGGCGGCAGCAGTGAAGGTCTTCTCGTGGTCGGGGCCGGTCTCCGTGACCAGGTACTCGGGGACTCCGAGGCCTTCGATCGCGGTGAGCTCCTGGAGACTGGTCTTCCAGTCCAGGCCGGCTCCGAGGTTCGAGGACTTCTCGATCAGGGGGTCGAACAGGCGGTGCACCAGCTCCGCCGCCGAGTCCAGGCCCTGGTCGAGATAGACCGCGCCGATCACCGCTTCCAGGGTGTCGGCGAGGATGGACGCCTTGTCCCGGCCGCCCGTGCCCTCTTCACCGCGGCCGAGCCGGATGAAGGAGCCAAGGTCAAGGCCGCGACCGACCTCCGCCAGCGCACGCGAGTTGACCACCGCGGCCCGCAGTTTGGCCAGCTGGCCTTCGGGCAGGTCGGGGTGGGTGCGGTACAGCGTGTCCGTGACCACGAGGCCGAGGACGGAGTCCCCGAGGAACTCCAGGCGCTCGTTGGTGGGCAGACCGCCGTTCTCGTATGCGTAGGAGCGGTGGGTCAGCGCACGCACCAGAAGGGCGGACTCGAGCTTGTACCCGAGCCGCCCTTCCAACAGCGTGTGGGACGAGGCCGTGTTGTCCGCTGCGTTCTTCTTCGGCGTGGACACAGTGCCTCTCACCAGCCGCTCAGACCTCGAGGACCTGGCGCTTGTTGTAGGTGCCGCAAGACGGGCACGCGATGTGCTGCTGCTTGGGCTCGTGGCAGCGCTCGCACGCAACCAGGGTGGGGACCGCAGCCTTCCACTGCGACCGGCGGTGGCGCGTGTTGCTGCGCGACATCTTCCGCTTCGGAACAGCCACGGCTACTTCTCCTGCTTCTCGTCGACGCCCGGTTCGGCGCCGCTCATCTCGTCCTTCTCGCCGTCTTCGAGTGAACCGGCGAGTCCCTGCAGTGCCGCCCAACGGATGTCGACGGCGTCATGGTGGTGGTCCGGGTCGTCCGCGAGGCGTGCGCCGCACTCGGCGCACAGTCCCGGGCAGTCTTCCTGGCACACCGGCTGCATCGGCAGTGCGAGCACCACCGCATCGCGCAGCACGGATTCGAGGTCGAACAGGCCGTCCTCGAGAAAGAGTCTGTCCTCGTCGTCCTCGGCGTCGTCGCCGGGTTCCGCACCGTGGTGGTGGCGGCCCCGATCATCGGCGTCAGGGTACGAGAACATCTCCTGGAAGTCCGCTTCGACGTCGAGCTGAAGCGGCTCCAGACACCTTACGCACTCCCCCTCGGCCTGTGCACGGCCGGTGCCTGTGACAAGCACACCTTCCATGACCGACTCGAGTCGGAGTTCGAGCTCCACCGGGGCGCCTTCCGGCACCCCGACGACTCCCTGGATACCGAAGTCCTTGGGAGCGTCGACCGTGCGGGTCAGGCGCTGCAGCGCACCGGGCCGCCGGCCCAGCTCGTGCGTGTCGAACACGAGAGGGTTGCGGTGGTCGAGGCGGGCTGTCACGCCATTCCTGCTTTCGATCTGCTGAGCTCAGAGGGTTGCTGCCCTGTGGTGTTCCCGGGCAGCGGTGATCGCGGACGTACGCGCGACCGAAGAGCCAGGATACTGGACCTTTCCCTCACGGCCCAATCCGGTGGCCCCTTACTGGCCGCGCCCCTGCTCGTAGGCCCGCAGCTGCTCCGCGCTGATCATGCTGGTGTCGAAGAGGCTGGTCTCGTCGAGGGCGTAGCCGTCGTTGCCCTGCGAGGTCTGCTGCGCGGGCTGCTGCTGGGCCTGGTTCGGGTCGTAGGCGGCCTGTTGGGGGGCGTAGCCCTGGTAGGCGTAGGGGTCGGCCTGCTGGTAGCCGTACGGGTCCTGCTGGCCGCCGTAGCCCTGCTGGTAGCCGCCGTACGGATCCGCGTTCTGCTGCTGGTAGCCGTACGCCGGCTGCACGGCCGCCTGCTGGTCGTACTGCTGCTGTTGCCGTGCGGGCTGCTCGGCGGCGGCTGCCGGGGCGTCCTGCTCCGCGAGGGCGACGAGGTCGGCGAGGTAGTCGGCGTCGCTGGAGTGCTGGACGGTGCTGGTGTCATCGGCGAGGGCGCCGAGGTCGTCGGTGGCGATACGGCCGTGCAGCTTCTGGCGGCCGCGGCCGACGGCCTCCAGGGTCTTGGCCAGGACCGCCTCGAAGGCGCCGAGCTTGACGTCGACGTACTCGTCGGCGGTGCGGCGCAGAGTCTCCGGGTCGTGGCTGCGCTCGGGGGCGTCCTCGTCCTCGTAGCCCTGTTCGTCGATGCCGGGGCCGGTGCCGAGGAGCTTCTCGCGGCCGCGCCCGACGGAGCCGAGGGTCTTGGTGAGGACGACCTCGAAATTGGCGAGCTTGGAGTCGACGTAGTCGTCGGCCTCGGCGCGGATGTCCTCGGCCTCCTTGCGGGCCTCGGCGAGAATGCGGTCGGCCTCGGCCTGGGAGCGGCGGGCGACCTCGGTGTCGGAGATCAGCGAGCCGCGCTCGGCGTGCGCGGAGTGGATGATCCGCTCGGCCTCCTGACGGGCCTGCTCGACCATCTGCTCGCGGTCGCCGATCAGCTCCTGGGCCTGGGCGAGGGAGCCGGGCAGGGCCTCGCGGACCTCTTCGAGCATCGAGAGCAGTTCGGCTCGGTTGACCACGCACGAGGCCGACATGGGCATCGACCGGGCACCCGAGACGGCCGCGACGATCTCGTCGAGCTTCTTCTGTACGTCCACCGTGTGCTCGCCACTCTCTACAGCTGTGATGGAGACGGACGGGACGACTGTAGCCCCATCAGTCCCTGCGCAGGCGCTTGTTCAGGGCTTCGAGGACCACCGGGGGCACCAGGTGGGAGACGTCTCCGCCCCAGGTGGCGACTTCCTTGACGAGTGAGGAGGAGAGGAAGCTGTAGGTGGGGTTGGTCGGCACGAACAGCGTCTCGACGCCGGACAGGCCGTTGTTCATCTGGGCCATCTGCAGCTCGTAGTCGAAGTCGCTGACCGCGCGCAGGCCCTTGACGATGGCGGGGATGTCGCGCTGCTTGCAGAAGTCGACGAGGAGGCCGTGGAAGGCCTCGATCCGGACGTTGCCGTACTCGGCCGTGACCTGGCGGATCAGGTCGAGCCGTTCGTCGACCTCGAACAGGCCCTTCTTGGCCTTGTTGATCATGACTGCGACGTAGACCTCGTCGTACAGCCTGGAGGCGCGGGAAATGATGTCGAGGTGTCCGTTGGTGATGGGGTCGAACGACCCGGGACAGACGGCGCGGCGCACTTGTGATCCCTCGCTCTCCGGTCCGGTCATCGTGCGTCTTCGCACGTAGAGGCGGCGCGACCGTACCAAAACGTTCCCTCGCCGTAGCGACGGGCCCGGAGCGCTTCGAAGCCGTCCGGCCATCTGAATTCGCCGCCTCTGGTGCTGCGCTCCACGGTGACGAGAGCGTCCGGGGTGAGCCAGCCCCCCGAGCGGAGTGTGAGGAGAATCTCGCGAAGATCGTGATCTGTGACTCTGTACGGCGGGTCCAGGAAGACGAGGTCGTACGGCTCGGTCGGCGCCGGGGTCTGGATGATCTGCTCGGCTTTGCCCGACCTCACCTCGGCGCCGGGGAGGCCGAGATTCCTGACGTTCTCGCGGATGACGCGTGCGGCTCGGGCGTCGGCCTCGACGAGGAGGGTGTGGCTCGCGCCGCGGGACAGGGCTTCGAGGCCGACCGCGCCCGAGCCCGCGTAGAGGTCGAGGACTCGTTCGCCCTCCAGAGGGCCGCCGAGGAGGGACTGCCAGGTGGAGAAGAGGCCCTCGCGTGCGCGGTCGGAGGTGGGGCGTGTTCCCGTGCCGGGGGGCACGGCCAGACGACGTCCGCCGGCTGCGCCGGCGATCACGCGGGTCATCTTTGGTCCTTGGTTGTGGACGGCTTTAGGTCTCAGTGTGGCTGGTCGCGCCCGCGCGGCGGTAGCCGCATATGGATTACAGCCCCGCGCCCCTATAAGGGCGCTCCAGCTCACCCCTTCTCCAAGTACTGCTCCCTCTCCTCGTCCAAGAGAGCCTCCAGGGCCGTCCGTAGGCCGGGAAGTCCCGTCAGCTCCGGATCGGCGGCCACCAGCGCCGCCGCCTCCTCCCGTGCCTCCGCGATGATCTCCTCGTCCTCGATGACCGCCAGGACCCTCAGACTGGACCGCGCTCCCGACTGAGCCTGGCCCAGGACGTCGCCCTCGCGGCGTTGTTCCAGGTCGATGCGGGAGAGTTCGAAGCCGTCGAGGGTGGACGCGACGGCGTTGAGGCGCTGGCGGGCCGCGCTGGCCTCCGGCATCTCGGTGACCAGGAGGCAGAGGCCGGGGGCGGAGCCTCGGCCCACTCGGCCGCGCAGCTGGTGGAGCTGGGAGACGCCGAAGCGGTCGGCGTCCATGATCACCATCGCCGTGGCGTTGGGGACGTTCACGCCGACCTCGATGACCGTCGTGGCGACCAGGACGTCCGTCTCGCCGGCGGCGAAGCGGCGCATGACGGCGTCCTTGTCGTCGGGGTGCATCCTGCCGTGCAGGACCTCGACCTTGAGGCCTTGGAGAGGCCCCTTGGAGAGCTGGTCCGCCACGTCGAGGACCGCGAGCGGCGGGCGCTTCTCCGCCTCGTCCTCGGGGGACTTCTTCTTGCCGGCCTTCTTCGGGTCGTCCTCCTCGTCGCCGATGCGGGGGCAGACGACGTACGCCTGGTGGCCGTTCTCCACCTCCTCCCGCACCCGCTCCCAGGCGCGGGCCAGGAAGTGGGGCTTGTCGGCGGCCGGGACGGCATGGCTGGCGATCGGGGAGCGGCCGGCCGGGAGCTGGTCGAGGACCGAGGTCTCCAGGTCGCCGAAGACGGTCATGGCGACGGTGCGTGGGATGGGGGTCGCGGTCATGACGAGCAGATGCGGGGGCTGCTTTCCCTTGCCGCGCAGGGCGTCGCGCTGCTCGACGCCGAAGCGGTGCTGTTCGTCGACCACGACCAGGCCGAGGTCGTGGAACTGCACCTTGTCCTCGATCAGCGCGTGTGTGCCGATCACGATCCCGGCCTCCGCGGTGACCAGGTCGAGCAGGGCCTGGCGGCGGGCGGCCGCGCCCATGGACCCGGTCAGCAGGACCACCTTCGTGGCCTGCTCGGCCCCGCCCAGCATCCCGCCCTCGGCCAGCTCGCCCATCATCTCGACGATGGAGCGGTGGTGCTGCTGGGCGAGCACTTCTGTGGGCGCGAGCATCGCGGCCTGGCCGCCGGCGTCGACGACGGCGAGCATGGCTCGGAGGGCCACCATGGTGTTGTGGGTCACCGTGAAGTTGTCGGTGATGTATGCGTGGCTCGGGTGAGCCACGCTGATGCACTGGGCCGGCTTTCGCCCCACGTACTCGACCGCGCGGATTCCCCGCCGGAAGGTGTCGTCCTTCGGCCGGGGCCGGACGCGTTCGACCTTGCGGGGCAGTCGGAACGGCACGTACTCGTCGGGCAAGGCAACCGACACGTTGAACGCATCTCGTTTCGGCAGGACGCGCGCACGGCCGCCCAGCGAGCGCACGAGCCAGGCGACATCGTCCGCAAGCCTGCGCGAGGCCGTGCAGAGCGACAGGCTCATACCGTCCGCATGGATCGTGCCGTCGGTGTCCAGGAGCCCTTGCAACAGAGCGAGACGGTTCTTGGCCGACGTGTTCTTGAAAGCGTCGGGAACGAATTTGCCAGGCGACGTCTCGCCGCACAGGTTCAGGTCCCGCAGAGTCCGGATCACGGGGTTGCGGACACTGCCGGCAGGCTGGGAAAGCTGGATCGTGTAGTCGCAGCGGGAACCCTTTACAGGCACCAGACGGCATTCCGGCGCCACGGCGGCCGCCACGGCATCGCGAATCTCGTCGTCGATCGTGGACAGACGGAGATCGTGACGCAATGAGCCGCTCCCGAGGAGAAGGCCGAACAGGTAGGGGTCCAGCGGCAGCCCCGAGTCGCCGCCGAGATCGACCGGTGCTGCCGCTGGGAGGTACCACTTCGAGGACCCGTCTGCCTTCAACGTGTCGAGACGGATCTCCCGCGTCGTCATGATCTTGGGAGCCTGGCCCCGCTGCCACCCACCACTCGTGCCGACGATCCAGAGGTGTTCGTCGTCGCACTCCACGGAACTTCCGTCGGAGAGGACCAAACGCCACACATCGCGTTCTCCTTGTGGGAAGACGCCGTCGATCAGCGCGAGCTCCCCATTCGGCACGACGACTTCGTCACCCACACTCATGTCACCCATCCGACGGAAACCGGAGGGTGTGAGCACGAGCGAGTCGAGGGGTTGCGCCTTGCCCGATCCGACCTCGCCCTGGAGCAGCCGGTGCATCGGGTGTTCGGTGGCGAGGTCGTCGAAGATCTCTTTGGAGACCTTCTTCTGGCCCTCGGTGAGGGTGAAGGGGAGGCGGTCGTCGAAGGCCGCCAGGAGGCCGTCCGGCTTGGGTTTGCGGGCCACCGCCGGGAGTTGGGCGTCGGCGTGACGGCGGCGGGCCAGGGCGACCTGGAGGACGAAGGCCTCGTCCCACTTGAGGCGGGAGCGGGCGTCCTCGATGTCCGCCTTGGTGTGCGGGCGGTGGATCTTCAGGAGAGCCTCGGGGAGGGAGACCAGGCCGCGGCCCTCGCGGAGGGAGTCCGGGAGGGGGTCTACGGCCTCCTGGGCGCTGGGCAGGACCGTCTGGATCGCCTTGCCGATCTTCCAGGACTCCAGTTTGGCGGTGGCTGGGTAGATGGGGATCAGGGCGCCGGCCCAGGTCTCGACCGTCTCCGCTGCCTCGTCGTCGGCGCCGCGCAGCAACTCGTATGCCGGATGCGCCAGTTGGAGGCGGCGGTTGAAGACGGAGACCTTGCCCGCGAACATCGCGCGTGTGCCCGGCAGGAGCTCCTTGTGGGGCTTGTGAACGCCGTTGCCGAAGAAGACCAGTTGGAGGCGGCCGCTGCCGTCCGTGATCGTGACTTCGAGGCGCTGGCCCTTGCCGCGGGGGGCCCTGCTGGAGGCGAAGGTGTGCAGGCGGGCGTCGGCGACCATCGCGACCACCGTGACGTGCTCGTCCATGGGGAGGTCGGCGAGGTGGGTGAGCTGGCCGCGCTCCTCGTATCTGCGGGGGTAGTGGTGCAGGAGGTCGCCGACGGTGTGCAGGCCGAGATGCTCGGCCATCACCTTCGCGGTGGGAGGGCCGAGCACTTTCTTCAGTGGTTCTTCCAGTGCGGGCACGAGATCCATTCCACACCACGGCACTGACAATGCCGTAGCGGTCGTGGCGGCCGTGTTGGTAAACGTCCCGGAAACCCCTGGTCAGGCGGCTCGTTCCGGCTCTAGGATGGCGCGCTCCGGCCATCCTTTCCGCGGTCACCGCCTCACCGGGACCGCCCGACCCCGCGCCGTCGCCAAGTCCCCCCAACGGCGCCGTGACGATGGACTCCCAGACCTCACAGTCATCCCAGGCCCCTCAACCGCCCCAGTCACCTCATACGTTCCAGGTCGACCTGCGCGGTCTGGTGGACCTGCTCTCCCATCACCTCTACTCCAGTCCCAAGGTCTACCTGCGCGAGCTGCTGCAGAACGCGGTCGACGCCATCACCGCCAGACGCGCCGAGGAGCCGGGCGCGCCCGCCGTGGTCCGGCTGTACGCCGAGTCGGGCGCCCTGCGGGTCGAGGACTCCGGGGTCGGGCTCACCGAGGCGGACGTGCACAGCCTCCTCGCGACCATCGGACGCAGCTCCAAGCGTGCCGAAGGGCTGCAGGAGGCCCGGTCCGAGTTCCTGGGGCAGTTCGGCATCGGTCTGCTGGCCTGTTTCGTGGTCGCCGAGCGGATCCGCGTCGTCAGCCGCAGCGCCCGTACGCCGGACGCGGCGCCCGTGGAGTGGACGGCCACGGACGACGGGTCGTACACCGTGCGGACGCTGCCTGACGACGCCCGCGCCGAACCGGGGACCACCGTGCACCTGGTGGCGCGCGCCGGAGCCGCCGAGTGGCTGGCCGAGGACCGGGTGCTGGCGCTGGCGCGGGACTTCGGCTCGCTGCTGCCGTACGACGTCCGGGTCGGCGGCGAGGCGGTCACCGATCTGCCCGCGCCCTGGGACCGGCCGTACCCCTCCCCCGCCAACCGCAGGGTTGCCCTGGCCCGGCACTGTCACGACCTGTTCGGCTTCACGCCGCTGGACTCGATCGACCTGGACGTGCCGCTCGCGGGGATGCGTGGCGTGGCTTACGTCCTTCCCTCGGCGGTCAGCCCCGCCCAGCGGGCCGGCCATCGCGTCCACCTCAAGGGCATGCTGCTGACCGAGCGGGCCGAACAGCTGCTGCCGGACTGGGCGTTCTTCGTGCGGTGCGTGCTCGACACGGACAGTCTGCGGCCCACGGCCTCGCGGGAGTCGCTGTACGAGGACGAGACGCTGGCGGCCGTACGGGAGGCGCTCGGCGAAAGGATTCGGTCCTGGCTGACCGGCCTTGCGGCCGGTGATCCGGAACGGCTGGCGGCCTTCCTGGCCGTGCACCACCTGGGCGTGAAGTCCCTCGCGCGGCACGACAAGGAGATGCTGCGCACGATGCTGCCGTGGCTGCCCTTCGAGACGACCGACGGGCGGCTGTCCCTGGAGGAGTTCGCGCAGCGGCACCCGGTGGTGCACTTCACGCGGACCGTCGAGGAGTACCGGCAGGTCGCGCCGATCGCGTCCGCGCAGGGCGTCGGGGTGATCAATGGCGGTTACACGTACGACAGCGAGCTGGTCGAGGCGCTGCCGTCGGTGCGGCCGGGGACGGTCGTCGCCGAGCTGGACGCGGACACCGTGACCGCCCATCTGGACTCGGTCGACCCGGCCGAGGAGCTGGCCCTGGCGGGCTTCCTGGCCGCCGCGCGGGCCAAGCTCGACCCCCTGGGCTGTGACGTCGTCCTGCGCGCCTTCCATCCGCTGTCCGTGCCCGCGCTGCACCTCGACGACCGGGAAGCCCGGCACGAGCAGGCGCGCGCGGAGGCGGAGGAGCAGGCCGACGACCTGTGGGCGGGCATCCTCGGCTCGCTGCGCGGCAGCACGCCACGCGCGCGTCTCGTGCTCAACCACCTCAACCCGCTCATCCGGAAGATCAGTTCCCTGGGCGATCCGGAGCTGATCGGCACCGCCACCGAGTCCCTCTACGGGCAGGCGCTGCTGATGGCGCAGCGACCGCTCAGGCCCGCGGACTCGGCGCTGCTGAAC
Above is a window of Streptomyces sp. DT2A-34 DNA encoding:
- a CDS encoding HSP90 family protein; amino-acid sequence: MDSQTSQSSQAPQPPQSPHTFQVDLRGLVDLLSHHLYSSPKVYLRELLQNAVDAITARRAEEPGAPAVVRLYAESGALRVEDSGVGLTEADVHSLLATIGRSSKRAEGLQEARSEFLGQFGIGLLACFVVAERIRVVSRSARTPDAAPVEWTATDDGSYTVRTLPDDARAEPGTTVHLVARAGAAEWLAEDRVLALARDFGSLLPYDVRVGGEAVTDLPAPWDRPYPSPANRRVALARHCHDLFGFTPLDSIDLDVPLAGMRGVAYVLPSAVSPAQRAGHRVHLKGMLLTERAEQLLPDWAFFVRCVLDTDSLRPTASRESLYEDETLAAVREALGERIRSWLTGLAAGDPERLAAFLAVHHLGVKSLARHDKEMLRTMLPWLPFETTDGRLSLEEFAQRHPVVHFTRTVEEYRQVAPIASAQGVGVINGGYTYDSELVEALPSVRPGTVVAELDADTVTAHLDSVDPAEELALAGFLAAARAKLDPLGCDVVLRAFHPLSVPALHLDDREARHEQARAEAEEQADDLWAGILGSLRGSTPRARLVLNHLNPLIRKISSLGDPELIGTATESLYGQALLMAQRPLRPADSALLNRAFIGLLEWATNGEEGRR